Proteins co-encoded in one Corylus avellana chromosome ca9, CavTom2PMs-1.0 genomic window:
- the LOC132191712 gene encoding aspartyl protease 25-like, with amino-acid sequence MAAPWPVRFVSLFSLFILLRSCGANKPITITIPLSPFTGRATSSDDKRQSTVSYISTALLIRDRHLDFSYRFCLICPIFRPLRRRSSFPRRPKTFPRPLPKNPLPARRPRDPPPSDPLLPGAHYQKYPPSSEEIPLFSDSYGMYSISLSFGSPPKTLPFMIDTSSSDVWFPCAPNSLIDQITNTPRTLNGNTLLQTLEFPEKTVTDFLVQCFNSSAHQPVGVAGFGPGPKSLPSQMDLKKFAFCLPSHWSNDMSGSTHLVLDDGLETKDLSYTPLYKNPHVSNSEGNGGTIVDSGAAFTFMESSIFEEVAQELEKQMANYSRASSVGILGICFNVSGEKSVFYPELSFQFEGGAKMVLPLKNYFLLDNNLGVACLSFVEGNELASVGLNGGPTIRLGNNQLRTYYMEYDLKNERSGFQKQSCK; translated from the exons ATGGCGGCTCCTTGGCCTGTTCGTTTCGTCTCCCTCTTCTCTTTATTCATCTTATTACGATCTTGCGGAGCAAACAAacccatcaccatcaccatcccTCTCTCACCCTTTACCGGCCGCGCGACATCCTCAGATGATAAACGGCAAAGTACGGTCAGTTACATTTCTACGGCGTTGCTCATCAGAGATCGCCACCTCGATTTCTCCTATCGATTTTGTCTCATATGCCCCATATTTCGGCCCCTAAGACGTCGCTCCTCATTCCCAAGACGCCCCAAAACATTCCCTCGACCTCTGCCCAAAAACCCTCTACCCGCCCGCAGACCACGAGATCCACCACCCTCTGATCCCCTCTTGCCGGGCGCTCACTATCAGAAATATCCTCCCAGTTCTGAAGAAATCCCTCTCTTCTCTGACAGCTACGGAATGTATTCGATATCTCTCAGCTTTGGAAGCCCCCCGAAGACCCTACCCTTCATGATCGACACTAGCAGTAGCGATGTTTGGTTCCCATGCGCGCCCAACTCTCTCATAGACCAAATTACAAACACCCCAAGGACATTGAATGGGAACACTCTGTTACAGACCCTGGAGTTTCCAGAGAAAACCGTGACTGATTTTCTTGTCCAGTGCTTCAACTCCTCAGCCCATCAACCTGTTGGTGTTGCCGGATTCGGTCCTGGGCCAAAATCGCTGCCTTCCCAGATGGATCTCAAGAAATTTGCCTTTTGTTTACCGTCTCACTGGTCCAACGACATGTCCGGGAGCACTCACCTTGTTTTGGACGACGGGTTGGAGACTAAAGACCTTAGCTACACACCATTATACAAGAACCCACATGTCTCTA ATTCTGAGGGAAATGGTGGAACCATAGTGGACTCTGGTGCAGCTTTTACATTCATGGAAAGTTCTATTTTCGAAGAGGTGGCACAGGAGTTAGAGAAGCAAATGGCTAACTATTCCAGAGCCAGTAGTGTAGGTATTCTAGGGATCTGTTTCAATGTTTCGGGTGAGAAATCTGTCTTCTACCCAGAATTAAGCTTCCAGTTTGAAGGTGGTGCCAAAATGGTGTTGCCATTGAAGAATTACTTTTTGTTGGATAATAATTTGGGCGTGGCATGCTTATCATTTGTGGAGGGTAACGAGCTGGCTAGTGTTGGTTTGAATGGCGGCCCAACGATTCGATTGGGTAACAATCAACTCCGAACCTATTACATGGAGTATGATTTGAAGAACGAGAGATCAGGATTTCAGAAACAAAGTTGCaaatag
- the LOC132191797 gene encoding probable aspartyl protease At4g16563, with amino-acid sequence MAASSLLSLISVFCLLLASASASIAPKPKTTTTITIPLSPFFSKHPSSDPIKTLNSLASASLTRARHLKRPKPSTPFAKTQDFPHSYGGYSVSLSFGKPPQTTSFLLDTGSSLVWFPCTSRYLCADCAFPNIDPDKIPTFIPKLSSSSKILGCKNPKCAWIFGPNVLSRCKDCSRSSQNCSQACPPYIIQYGSGSTAGLLLSESLDFPEKTVSNFLVGCSIFSTRQPSGIAGFGRGPESLPSQLGLSKFSHCLLSPRFDDTTESSDLVLYRGHDSAKSPGVSYTPFHKNPITNNSAFREYYYVTLRKIIVGDKAVKIPYKFLVPGADGNGGTVVDSGSTYTFMEGPVFEPVAREFETQMANYSRALDVEARSGLRPCFNFAKLKTVNFPDLTFQFKGGAKLAFPFVNYFALAGNLSVACLTIVTDSVVSPGLAGGPAIIFGNFQQQNFYVEYDLENERFGFRQQSCKK; translated from the coding sequence ATGGCGGCTTCGtcgcttctctctctcatctctgtCTTTTGCCTCTTATTAGCTTCAGCTTCAGCATCTATAGCTCCCAAACCcaaaaccaccaccaccatcactaTCCCTCTCTCACCCTTCTTCTCCAAACACCCATCCTCAGATCCGATCAAGACCCTCAATTCCCTCGCCTCTGCTTCTCTAACAAGAGCCCGCCACCTCAAGCGCCCCAAACCCAGCACTCCCTTCGCCAAGACCCAAGACTTCCCTCACAGCTATGGAGGCTACTCTGTCTCCCTCAGCTTCGGCAAACCCCCACAAACCACATCTTTCCTTTTGGACACTGGCAGTAGCCTCGTCTGGTTCCCCTGCACCTCTCGCTATCTCTGCGCCGATTGCGCCTTTCCCAACATCGACCCGGACAAAATCCCAACTTTCATTCCAAAGCTATCATCTTCTTCGAAAATTCTGGGTTGCAAAAACCCCAAATGTGCCTGGATTTTTGGCCCAAATGTGCTCTCTCGTTGCAAAGATTGCAGCCGATCTTCCCAAAACTGCTCGCAGGCTTGCCCTCCGTACATAATTCAATACGGTTCTGGGTCAACCGCCGGGTTGTTACTGTCCGAGAGCCTGGATTTTCCTGAGAAAACCGTCTCAAATTTTCTCGTCGGATGCTCCATTTTCTCCACCCGCCAACCCTCCGGCATTGCCGGGTTCGGTCGCGGCCCCGAATCGCTGCCCTCACAACTGGGTCTCAGCAAATTCTCTCACTGTTTACTCTCACCCCGCTTCGACGACACCACGGAGAGCAGTGACCTCGTTTTGTACCGTGGGCACGATTCCGCCAAGTCCCCGGGCGTGAGCTACACGCCGTTCCACAAAAACCCCATTACCAATAACTCCGCATTCCGTGAATACTACTACGTAACTCTTCGCAAAATCATCGTGGGCGATAAGGCCGTCAAGATCCCCTACAAATTTCTGGTCCCGGGGGCTGACGGTAACGGCGGAACCGTTGTGGACTCGGGTTCGACCTACACCTTCATGGAAGGCCCGGTCTTCGAACCCGTGGCACGCGAGTTCGAGACCCAGATGGCTAACTATTCAAGAGCTCTTGACGTGGAAGCCCGGTCCGGTTTGAGGCCGTGTTTCAATTTTGCCAAACTGAAAACGGTGAATTTTCCGGATTTGACCTTTCAATTCAAAGGTGGTGCGAAGTTGGCATTCCCCTTTGTGAATTACTTTGCGCTTGCTGGTAACTTAAGCGTCGCGTGCCTGACCATTGTGACGGACAGTGTGGTCAGTCCGGGGCTGGCCGGCGGGCCGGCGATCATATTCGGCAATTTTCAGCAGCAGAATTTCTATGTGGAGTACGATTTGGAAAATGAGAGGTTTGGCTTCCGGCAACAGAGTTGCAAGAAGTGA